The genomic region TCAGAGTCACTAAATCCCACTTCATGAATTTCGGCAAAAGATTTGATGATTACCTTTCCGCAGGTGAAATAACGAACCGGAATTATCATCTTGGCTCTGCTAGAGTTCTGTATCACTTCCCTGTCCCCTCTCTGCCTATAGACTTCTCAACCTTCGCTTCAGCCTCCTGAAAGATCCGAGGAAGAATGATGTTGTGTCTTAGCCCTTCGGGCTTTCGGCTATTCTTCAAAGTTATGTGCAGAGTTACTAGCTAACATGACTAGGCTCAACGTTATTATCCTCTTTCATATCTTCTTCCTTGAGGATCCATAACCACGATTACGAGTTCCTTTGGAATAGATATTAATCCATCTTAATAATAGTTGTTTGTTTGAGTCTATTGTATATCTTTTGCGGGAAAACGTTTGCAAGATGAAATCTGAGAACTTCAATTGCAGAAATCCACGTAAAACTCTTAAGATTTCTGAATTTAGTTGTAACGAGTGTGTAAATTCATGATCATCCCATTTAATATGTAAGACATGCTATTAAGCAGTGAAATTATCTACTCTATATACAATGTTAAATAATCTGCATTTTGATATTTCGCACGTGTggttgtgtgtgtttgtgtgtatatatatcactgTGTAGTCTAGTTGAGCTTGAATTTGATCAGTCGTTTTCAAACTATTCGTCTCTGCAATGCTAAGATTCGACATCAATACAAAGTTAAAGAACATTTCTATCCACGGAACTGAAGGAATTCCAATAGTGCAGTGTGGCGGCTGGTGTCCCAGACTTGTGGACTCATCGCCATAGGAGTTTCAATATGCAAAACCATACTGGCAAATCTTTAACTGCTAAATTCAGATGAGCTGAAATCTATGGATCAATCTGAACCAACATCCACCCCTTTTCCCTTTAGGAATCCCTTGGCTTCAGCAATATcctacaatacaaaaattctGTGAGAATCTCACAATGCAGAATATAATTGCCATGACCAAGTTCAACACCATAAGAAGAGTgcttcataaattatttaaacttaagccacaaaaaagtaaataaataaataaatgacagATACAAGATACGACTATTATAACAAGCATCATAAACCAGAAACCCCATATTTCAGAAGAGAGTAAAAATTGCAACCATACTTCTTGTAATAGAATTGCCTCGTGTGGGCAAGTTGGAAATAGCATCAGCCCAACTCCCACCATTAACAGTCCGTAGCATCCAAGTGATACAATGAAGTAGAGAGGCAG from Sesamum indicum cultivar Zhongzhi No. 13 linkage group LG3, S_indicum_v1.0, whole genome shotgun sequence harbors:
- the LOC105159527 gene encoding dolichol-phosphate mannosyltransferase subunit 3-like, producing MKHIVKITALLVALSAFWISLLQTSVLPETQTWLLPLYFIVSLGCYGLLMVGVGLMLFPTCPHEAILLQEDIAEAKGFLKGKGVDVGSD